In Dioscorea cayenensis subsp. rotundata cultivar TDr96_F1 chromosome 9, TDr96_F1_v2_PseudoChromosome.rev07_lg8_w22 25.fasta, whole genome shotgun sequence, a genomic segment contains:
- the LOC120268915 gene encoding mitotic-spindle organizing protein 1A-like — MEAEAARNAKETLELAFQISNILETGLDRHTLSLLIALLDRGVNPEALAALVRELSPSRQSSCAPIPPVTASRQP, encoded by the coding sequence ATGGAGGCGGAGGCGGCGCGCAACGCGAAGGAGACGCTGGAGCTTGCGTTCCAGATCTCGAACATTCTCGAGACTGGCTTGGATCGCCACACCCTTTCTCTCCTCATCGCTCTCTTGGATCGCGGCGTCAACCCTGAAGCCCTTGCCGCCCTCGTCCGTGAGCTCTCGCCTTCCCGTCAATCCTCCTGTGCTCCTATCCCTCCTGTGACGGCCTCTCGCCAGCCCTAG
- the LOC120268914 gene encoding F-box protein AFR-like: MARSETEKEITKSDPPQDPIIPGLPDDIAEQCLLHLPFPYHALARSVSPAWSSAVSSAARRRSLSPSSSLPYLTVFAFHRPSLRLRCLAFDPISYRWIPLPPIPLPFPLLPSSFAAASLPRSGNLFFIGGMRADTYSPIPTVLSFNASTNAWISAASMPTPRAFFSAATVGDQLVVAGGDLNSVERYDPDLDRWTEISPMRRNIERYDAAVLGRRLYITGGWKWPFEDPPRGGQYDVDDDTWQEMKAGMRTGWTGVSAVVDDKLFVVSECGAGRVKTYDEKEDTWRAVGGEGVPLLLEKPYAACGVKGTVYVIGNGLSVGVGRVGGNGSDLNIEWELIKGSDKFADLAPVSCQLIYA, from the coding sequence ATGGCAAGATCCGAAACGGAGAAAGAGATTACCAAATCGGATCCTCCTCAAGATCCGATAATACCCGGCCTTCCCGACGATATCGCAGAGCAGTGTCTTCTCCATCTCCCCTTTCCTTACCACGCCCTCGCTCGCTCCGTCTCTCCGGCGTGGTCCTCCGCCGTCTCCTCCGCCGCTCGCCGCCGATCtctttccccttcttcttcccttccttACCTCACTGTCTTCGCCTTCCACCGCCCTTCTCTCCGCCTCCGATGCCTCGCTTTCGATCCCATCTCCTACCGTTGGATTCCTCTCCCTCCGATCCCTCTCCCTTTCCCTCTCCTCCCCTCCTCCTTCGCCGCCGCTTCCCTTCCCCGCTCCGGCAACCTCTTCTTCATCGGCGGCATGCGTGCTGATACCTACTCTCCGATCCCCACAGTGCTCTCCTTCAACGCATCCACCAACGCCTGGATCTCCGCCGCATCCATGCCCACACCACGCGCCTTCTTCTCCGCCGCGACAGTCGGCGATCAGCTCGTCGTCGCCGGGGGCGATCTCAACTCCGTCGAACGCTACGACCCGGATCTCGATCGATGGACCGAAATCTCTCCGATGCGGCGAAACATAGAACGCTACGACGCCGCAGTGCTCGGGCGCCGCCTCTACATCACCGGCGGCTGGAAGTGGCCCTTCGAGGACCCTCCACGTGGCGGGCAGTACGACGTCGATGATGACACGTGGCAGGAGATGAAGGCAGGGATGCGAACGGGATGGACGGGAGTGAGCGCGGTGGTGGATGACAAGCTGTTCGTTGTGTCAGAGTGCGGGGCGGGAAGAGTGAAGACCTATGACGAGAAAGAGGACACGTGGCGAGCGGTGGGTGGTGAAGGAGTGCCGTTGCTGTTAGAGAAGCCGTACGCAGCGTGCGGTGTGAAAGGGACGGTGTACGTGATTGGAAATGGGCTCAGCGTCGGAGTGGGTCGGGTTGGAGGAAACGGGTCGGATCTTAACATTGAGTGGGAGCTGATCAAAGGATCCGATAAGTTTGCGGATCTTGCACCCGTTAGTTGCCAACTCATCTATGCCTAA